The Silvanigrella paludirubra genome contains a region encoding:
- the argC gene encoding N-acetyl-gamma-glutamyl-phosphate reductase yields the protein MIKASIIGATGYTGIELIRILKNHPMVSISKLYSESYKENKADEIYPHLKNNLNLNFCEFSKENFEDDCDIIFLALPHGHALNLASFFINQNKKIIDLSADFRIKNTNHFYEWYHKKHTQQELLKNTLYGLPEITNKINYNHINFVANPGCYPTAILLATIPLLKFNLIEMEHFVFDAKSGVSGAGRSLQLNSHFCEINENINAYQIAGKHRHIPEIEEQLNKFTLKNIKIQFTPHLIPVTRGMHITSYFHLKDNVTEKNIYESYINFYENSSFIRIYKDNILPQIKNVKGTNYCDIGFQIDPRTNKLIVISVIDNLIKGAVGQAIQNMNLMFHLEEDLGLHFITNYP from the coding sequence ATGATAAAGGCAAGTATTATAGGTGCAACTGGATATACAGGAATTGAATTGATCAGGATATTAAAAAATCATCCAATGGTTTCTATTTCAAAATTATATTCAGAATCTTATAAAGAAAATAAAGCAGATGAAATTTATCCACACTTAAAAAATAATCTAAATTTAAATTTTTGCGAATTTTCAAAAGAAAATTTTGAAGATGACTGTGATATTATTTTTTTAGCCCTACCCCACGGCCATGCATTAAATTTAGCCTCTTTTTTCATAAATCAAAATAAAAAAATAATAGATCTCAGTGCTGACTTTAGAATTAAAAATACGAATCATTTTTATGAATGGTACCATAAAAAACACACGCAACAAGAATTATTAAAAAATACTCTTTATGGTTTACCAGAAATCACAAATAAAATAAATTATAATCATATAAATTTTGTAGCAAACCCTGGATGTTATCCTACTGCAATTCTATTAGCAACAATTCCTCTTCTCAAATTTAATTTAATCGAAATGGAACATTTTGTTTTTGATGCAAAATCAGGTGTTTCTGGAGCAGGAAGATCTCTTCAACTAAATTCACATTTTTGTGAAATTAATGAAAATATAAACGCTTATCAAATTGCGGGAAAGCATAGGCATATTCCTGAAATTGAGGAACAGCTTAACAAATTTACTTTAAAAAATATTAAAATTCAATTTACTCCACATTTAATACCTGTAACTAGAGGAATGCATATAACTTCTTATTTTCATTTAAAAGATAATGTTACAGAAAAAAATATTTATGAATCCTATATAAATTTTTATGAAAACTCCTCTTTTATTAGAATATATAAAGACAATATCTTACCTCAAATTAAGAATGTTAAAGGAACAAATTATTGTGATATTGGATTTCAAATCGATCCAAGAACAAATAAATTAATTGTTATCAGTGTCATTGATAATTTAATCAAAGGTGCTGTTGGACAAGCTATTCAAAATATGAACTTAATGTTTCATTTGGAAGAAGACTTGGGGCTTCATTTTATTACAAATTATCCATAA
- a CDS encoding TcdA/TcdB catalytic glycosyltransferase domain-containing protein → MQFKKKLIHNLTFSSAILLAIVGCGKSNQPEISKNNEEKNLDQNYALYEKNQNLSVDIFSKYFMTSFQKLLEEKNLSEIDKIKEVIQKFSNPNDTATDENKYNLALELAKVLPEPNFIEENQEYTKKYNNILDNIQKYYEKTAVSVPKILHFVWLGGPMGEPQRDYIRIWAKLNPDYRIHIWYDSDHLTVHESNKKIKEYLNYSLAEHKNADNYQSIFANKFVSLQNDLFEKLNKVKDSRINNALDIERLKYLEQTLYQKNTINTDEVTKKVNLFYQENEKFSKEFSNIKFQDFKEIKKTWALKDIYDQEMLLRGNFAAAGDSVRVELLRKFGGVYADIDVLPAIKPLNHFVDYYDKLLGGKSYANRFRSLSVAFCEQIFNQFKFLSPSRKVDHKFKNSILKSFDYDGNLNTLSRSEHKSTFRRELNKLKELKNIEDIFTKLGDVNIRQGELKAAEDSNSVIASHPKIENSDWIEKVKDKIIQNYGKLNAFEINNPKFYYTFDKNYNLVTDKKNYKAPTKFSEADIDYYIQGYRKDTLLPDYRITVKTSGPGVMKQVYEDLYPEFVSPRGIFSKNKIVDTTTQFLVKNNKFTNATEEDVNSSWATRSKSRDNDMFGQRRVILPLGQEENIKNAAELIHKKKEAENKKTSLININDLTVQNKDDKEFEKVNLYLVGHAEKEGETIKIGNLTAEEVATKLLDFTETNKNQLIDYIDIISCNPSSDSSDTTNIVQFTQELMKQLDQVGISIDIISVRKSIIKIDDKGNELSKSRLGLYEYANDADKIFIIRKSNNEFLTINTSNIVDLIQPDNLKKLNRFNGTFKNILSKKTQELGEFNDILFKIKDQYYKLHPSRRNSENSVQLKINNSNSSINSNSYQSESDLNKLSSSSSLDSNKSNEKIESLSNYKRVAKYSFNGIEKFTSVTNKYNIFMNLLNTPKTLQNIKYAFENDMILDGVRESANFGLNNADLVLDLVKFSKGNSFWQKHATAFSNMNKAQIGINFASAGLDIWQAADLFKSAENAKDQEQKLDYLVNASFTTARAATSIGTAILLPLSAKSGPIGAAIGYTIMFSQGTYNAVRTSQELRKLGFKEEDIALKSILNFFGQYEKFDDPAYITRIESNKLNDEIIPNILNEKNNEFFNNIGKPAEKTKFYFNKIVYPKIDLYIPYTFEKLEQGCAYGVCVTHKTPGKKIDKESHSCLTNNSHFERNNDLNQSMLKTHLAALSENQSLLAKKQTGVPSAPKGQSYSQARIEYHNNTVPCPNVSNNVTMIEKKHNLTTEQQDKLSKIPDTKKANLYLLGFGDQGKHGNMIHTVSGETDKVNLFNIHSATYMVHLLGGDKEDIFEFYDTLQTIKEDKGYVDGGLGIDTISFEGIKDKNLTISLDINQKSKDLPLFKNIENVFGSNNNDHIIGNALNNFISGNGGDDKIEGGNGEDTILPGIGFDHLIGGEDSDNYIIFKKDISNNNLDKDKKISEFISSDLSNMDQKIAELKNKLNDVKNKVDNLYVSVQGCASSYHYYMNILEEQLKTTKEDTNDIKKMAIELLNKGKIISENINQLKTVFQYSNKTVNVNEEVNQLKLIRNYLDQFQDIIKNDVPEIEKLCKSIEEFRKSNLISEEIIQNYRNYNEYHLVMSSQYAKDEFIKSQVKYYNNEKNSKFNKINNVKVSLENLTNGLSDSEKYLNLINQKLNNVYYGYKIINNFDDSANRKTDIITTDIKDLVSSKIGNDLQLGFYHENEYVSVAILKNYFLNENYQHIMIMDLQGNRYSGMNGELYDSKYSEYKIDTINFKINKNINLDQSPEQDTLLSSYNNVIGSRENEIIHGNASNNFIFGNGGFDKINGFHGNDSLSIEMSSNIPKDYSDTHLAESLRNLFGYYQNTELIGGTGHDNYILNFEKHESFEDEFHVSIDNYDVNKKLDNLIINDLNKEINKVKFHKITNDEQYSNSLLIELKDDRNKYYKIFIKKYFESEDYRHIQIQIGDFLTISAKDMEAIYNSIVQSNKDYHLFITDTQKMDIHDSIHENNYYFIDTNTLNYSVEAVNFLSENLKKEKRIIKMSKFENDVLIQLKDPENTSLYSILYYKDYLINKDHFINMNFELNSRILMKNEDIKINLDELKNGEIIELEIN, encoded by the coding sequence TTGCAATTTAAGAAAAAACTCATTCATAACCTCACTTTTTCATCAGCAATTCTGCTTGCCATTGTCGGTTGTGGAAAGTCAAATCAACCAGAAATATCAAAAAATAATGAAGAAAAAAATTTAGACCAAAATTATGCATTATATGAAAAAAATCAGAACCTAAGCGTAGATATATTTTCAAAATACTTTATGACAAGTTTTCAAAAATTATTAGAAGAAAAAAATTTAAGTGAAATAGATAAAATAAAAGAAGTAATTCAAAAATTCTCTAATCCAAATGATACGGCAACAGATGAAAATAAATACAATTTAGCACTCGAGCTAGCAAAAGTATTACCTGAACCTAATTTTATTGAAGAAAATCAAGAATACACAAAAAAATATAATAATATTTTAGATAATATCCAAAAATATTATGAGAAAACCGCAGTCTCAGTTCCAAAGATATTGCACTTTGTTTGGCTTGGTGGACCAATGGGCGAGCCACAAAGAGACTATATTCGTATTTGGGCAAAATTAAACCCTGACTATCGTATTCATATTTGGTATGACTCCGATCACTTAACTGTTCATGAGAGTAATAAAAAAATTAAAGAATATTTAAATTATTCCTTAGCTGAGCATAAAAATGCAGATAATTATCAATCTATATTTGCAAATAAATTTGTAAGCTTACAAAATGATTTATTTGAAAAATTAAATAAAGTAAAAGATAGTAGAATAAATAATGCATTAGATATTGAACGTTTAAAATATCTAGAACAAACCTTATATCAAAAAAATACAATTAATACAGATGAAGTTACAAAAAAGGTAAATTTATTTTATCAAGAAAATGAAAAATTTAGCAAAGAATTTAGTAACATTAAGTTTCAGGATTTTAAAGAAATAAAAAAAACATGGGCTCTTAAAGATATTTATGACCAAGAAATGTTGTTAAGGGGAAATTTTGCTGCAGCGGGTGATAGTGTTCGTGTTGAGCTCTTAAGAAAATTTGGTGGTGTCTATGCAGATATAGACGTTTTACCCGCTATTAAACCACTAAATCACTTTGTTGATTACTATGATAAATTGTTAGGTGGGAAGTCTTACGCAAATCGTTTTAGAAGTCTATCTGTAGCTTTTTGTGAACAAATATTTAACCAATTTAAATTTTTATCACCTTCTAGAAAAGTGGATCATAAATTTAAAAATAGTATCCTCAAGTCATTTGATTATGATGGAAATTTAAATACATTATCACGTTCTGAGCATAAATCAACCTTTCGAAGAGAGCTAAATAAATTAAAAGAGCTTAAAAATATTGAAGATATTTTTACGAAATTAGGTGATGTAAATATTAGACAAGGTGAATTAAAAGCTGCTGAAGATTCTAATAGTGTTATTGCTTCCCATCCAAAAATAGAAAATTCAGACTGGATTGAAAAAGTAAAAGATAAAATCATTCAAAACTATGGAAAACTAAATGCATTTGAAATAAATAATCCTAAATTTTATTATACATTTGATAAAAACTATAATTTAGTTACTGACAAAAAAAATTATAAAGCACCGACAAAGTTTTCAGAAGCTGATATTGATTATTATATCCAAGGTTACAGAAAAGATACCTTACTTCCTGATTACCGAATTACAGTAAAAACTTCAGGCCCTGGAGTTATGAAACAAGTCTATGAAGATCTCTATCCTGAGTTTGTAAGTCCTAGAGGTATATTTTCAAAAAATAAAATTGTTGATACGACAACACAATTTTTGGTAAAAAATAATAAGTTTACCAATGCTACAGAAGAAGATGTTAATTCTTCTTGGGCAACAAGATCAAAATCACGTGACAATGATATGTTTGGTCAACGTAGAGTAATCCTTCCCTTAGGCCAGGAAGAAAATATTAAGAATGCTGCAGAACTTATTCATAAGAAAAAAGAAGCAGAGAATAAAAAAACATCTTTAATTAATATAAATGACTTAACTGTACAAAATAAAGATGATAAAGAATTTGAAAAAGTAAATTTATATTTGGTTGGGCATGCAGAAAAAGAAGGTGAAACGATCAAAATTGGTAATTTAACAGCAGAAGAAGTTGCTACAAAATTACTAGATTTTACTGAAACAAATAAAAATCAATTAATAGATTATATTGATATCATAAGTTGTAACCCAAGTAGCGATTCCAGTGATACTACAAATATCGTCCAATTTACACAAGAGTTAATGAAACAACTCGATCAAGTTGGCATATCAATTGATATTATTTCAGTGAGAAAAAGCATTATAAAAATAGATGATAAAGGAAATGAATTATCAAAAAGTAGATTAGGTTTATATGAATATGCCAATGATGCAGATAAAATTTTTATAATACGCAAGAGCAATAATGAATTTTTAACAATTAATACCTCGAATATAGTCGATCTAATTCAACCAGATAATCTCAAAAAGCTAAATCGCTTTAATGGAACATTTAAAAACATATTAAGCAAAAAAACCCAAGAACTTGGTGAGTTTAATGACATTTTATTTAAAATAAAAGATCAGTATTATAAACTTCATCCGTCAAGAAGAAACTCCGAAAATTCGGTTCAATTAAAAATAAATAATTCAAACTCGTCCATTAATTCTAATTCATACCAATCAGAAAGCGATTTAAATAAACTGAGTTCTTCGAGCTCTCTGGATTCAAATAAATCAAATGAAAAAATAGAATCATTATCTAATTATAAGAGAGTAGCAAAATATTCGTTTAATGGAATTGAAAAGTTTACAAGTGTAACCAATAAATACAATATTTTTATGAATCTCTTAAATACTCCTAAAACTCTTCAAAATATCAAATATGCTTTTGAAAATGATATGATTTTAGATGGAGTTCGAGAAAGCGCAAATTTTGGTTTGAATAATGCTGATTTAGTCTTAGATTTAGTTAAGTTTTCAAAAGGAAATTCATTTTGGCAAAAACACGCAACAGCGTTTAGTAATATGAATAAAGCTCAAATTGGAATCAATTTTGCTTCTGCTGGTTTGGACATTTGGCAAGCTGCTGATTTATTCAAGTCTGCTGAAAATGCAAAAGATCAGGAACAGAAACTCGATTATCTTGTAAATGCAAGCTTTACAACAGCTCGAGCAGCAACTTCAATTGGGACAGCGATTCTTCTTCCCTTATCTGCTAAATCAGGCCCAATAGGTGCTGCTATTGGTTATACAATTATGTTTTCGCAAGGAACATATAATGCTGTAAGAACTTCACAAGAATTACGAAAATTAGGATTTAAAGAAGAAGACATTGCCTTAAAATCAATTTTAAATTTTTTTGGTCAATATGAAAAATTTGATGATCCAGCCTATATAACAAGAATTGAATCTAATAAATTAAATGATGAAATAATACCTAATATATTAAATGAAAAAAATAACGAATTTTTTAATAATATTGGAAAACCTGCAGAAAAAACAAAATTTTATTTTAATAAAATTGTTTATCCTAAAATAGATCTTTATATCCCTTATACTTTTGAAAAATTAGAACAAGGTTGTGCTTATGGAGTTTGTGTAACTCATAAAACACCTGGCAAAAAAATTGATAAAGAAAGTCACTCTTGTCTGACCAATAATTCCCATTTTGAAAGAAATAATGATCTCAATCAAAGTATGTTGAAGACACACTTAGCTGCTTTATCAGAAAACCAATCTTTATTAGCAAAAAAACAAACAGGTGTTCCTTCTGCACCTAAAGGACAATCCTATTCTCAAGCTCGTATTGAGTATCATAATAATACTGTTCCTTGTCCAAATGTATCAAATAACGTAACAATGATTGAAAAAAAACATAATCTTACGACTGAGCAACAAGATAAACTTTCTAAAATACCAGATACAAAAAAAGCAAATTTATATTTACTCGGATTTGGTGACCAAGGTAAACATGGAAATATGATACATACGGTTTCTGGCGAAACAGATAAAGTAAATTTATTTAACATTCATTCCGCAACATATATGGTTCATTTATTAGGAGGAGATAAAGAAGATATATTTGAATTTTATGACACTTTGCAAACAATAAAAGAAGATAAAGGCTATGTTGATGGTGGGTTGGGAATAGACACAATCAGTTTTGAAGGAATAAAAGATAAAAATCTAACCATTTCTTTAGATATCAATCAAAAGTCAAAAGATCTCCCTTTATTTAAAAATATTGAAAATGTATTTGGAAGTAACAATAATGATCATATCATTGGTAATGCTTTAAATAATTTTATCTCCGGAAATGGAGGAGATGACAAAATAGAAGGTGGTAATGGAGAAGATACCATTCTTCCTGGCATTGGTTTTGATCATTTGATTGGTGGTGAAGACTCTGACAATTACATTATATTTAAAAAAGATATAAGTAATAATAATTTAGATAAAGACAAAAAAATTTCCGAATTTATTTCATCCGATTTATCAAATATGGATCAAAAAATTGCGGAATTAAAAAACAAATTAAATGATGTTAAAAATAAAGTAGACAATTTATATGTTTCTGTCCAAGGATGTGCATCAAGTTACCACTACTATATGAATATTTTAGAAGAACAATTAAAAACGACAAAAGAAGATACAAACGATATAAAGAAAATGGCAATAGAATTATTAAATAAAGGAAAAATTATTTCTGAAAATATTAATCAACTTAAGACTGTATTTCAGTATAGTAATAAAACTGTAAATGTTAATGAAGAAGTAAACCAATTAAAACTTATTCGTAATTATCTTGACCAATTTCAAGATATTATTAAAAATGATGTTCCAGAGATTGAAAAATTATGTAAAAGCATAGAAGAATTCCGAAAGTCAAATTTAATTTCTGAAGAAATTATTCAAAACTATCGAAATTATAATGAGTATCATTTAGTGATGAGCTCTCAGTATGCTAAAGACGAATTTATTAAATCACAAGTCAAATATTATAATAATGAAAAAAATTCAAAGTTTAATAAAATAAATAATGTTAAAGTTTCTTTAGAAAATTTAACAAATGGCCTTTCAGATTCTGAAAAATATTTAAATTTAATAAATCAAAAGTTAAATAATGTATATTATGGATATAAAATAATAAACAATTTTGATGATTCTGCAAATAGAAAAACAGATATTATTACTACAGATATTAAAGATCTTGTTTCAAGTAAAATTGGAAATGACTTACAATTAGGATTTTATCATGAAAATGAATATGTATCTGTTGCTATTTTGAAAAACTATTTTTTAAATGAAAATTATCAACATATCATGATTATGGATTTACAAGGTAACCGATATTCTGGAATGAATGGAGAACTTTATGATTCTAAATATTCAGAATATAAAATTGATACCATAAATTTTAAAATTAATAAAAATATTAATTTAGACCAATCTCCAGAACAAGATACTTTATTAAGTTCCTATAATAATGTAATAGGAAGTAGAGAAAATGAAATCATTCATGGCAATGCGAGCAATAATTTTATTTTTGGAAATGGAGGATTTGACAAAATAAATGGTTTTCATGGTAATGATTCCTTATCAATAGAAATGAGTTCAAATATTCCAAAAGATTACTCTGACACTCATCTAGCAGAATCTTTAAGAAATTTATTTGGATATTACCAAAATACTGAATTAATTGGTGGAACAGGACATGATAATTATATATTAAACTTTGAAAAGCATGAAAGTTTTGAAGACGAATTTCATGTTTCCATTGATAACTATGATGTAAATAAAAAATTAGACAATCTTATTATTAATGATTTAAATAAAGAAATAAATAAAGTTAAATTCCATAAAATAACAAATGATGAGCAATATTCAAATAGTTTACTTATTGAACTTAAAGATGATAGAAATAAATATTACAAAATATTTATTAAAAAATATTTTGAATCTGAAGATTATAGACATATTCAAATTCAAATAGGAGATTTTCTAACAATTAGTGCAAAAGATATGGAAGCTATCTATAACTCCATTGTTCAAAGCAATAAAGATTATCATTTATTTATTACAGACACCCAAAAAATGGATATTCATGATAGTATACATGAAAATAATTATTATTTTATAGATACAAATACATTAAATTATTCTGTTGAAGCTGTTAACTTTTTATCTGAAAATTTGAAAAAAGAAAAAAGAATCATTAAAATGTCTAAATTTGAAAATGATGTTCTTATTCAGTTAAAAGATCCTGAAAATACTTCTCTGTATTCTATTCTCTATTATAAAGATTATTTAATAAATAAAGATCATTTTATTAATATGAATTTTGAACTGAACTCTCGTATTTTAATGAAAAATGAGGATATAAAAATAAATTTAGATGAATTGAAAAATGGCGAAATTATAGAATTAGAAATCAATTGA
- the argB gene encoding acetylglutamate kinase — MNTYPSAYEKNIIIKSKDLKGNIFVIKCGGSLLSNKIYLDQIIKEISQMYHLGIKIILIHGGGNEINDISKKFHISPKFLNGQRITDKETMEIVQLSLHGKTNRNIISCFNKYNVNSVGMSGQDSNTIEANIRDEKLGYVGNITHVNLNLIEHLLNGNYLPVISSLATDKQGNTYNINADIMAAEIALATSADKFLILSDIDGIYDDFSNKNSLYNEISLNQIKKGVDDNKFTNGMLPKLEACSLIINKKKMNCQIINGKIKNNILESLIFNKSIGTKII, encoded by the coding sequence ATGAATACATATCCTTCAGCTTACGAAAAAAATATAATTATTAAATCAAAAGATCTAAAAGGAAATATTTTTGTTATTAAATGTGGTGGCTCTTTATTAAGCAATAAAATTTATTTAGATCAAATTATTAAAGAAATTTCACAAATGTATCATCTTGGGATTAAAATTATTTTAATCCATGGTGGAGGAAATGAAATCAATGATATTAGTAAAAAATTTCATATTTCTCCAAAATTTTTGAATGGACAAAGAATAACTGATAAAGAAACAATGGAAATAGTGCAACTATCTTTACATGGAAAAACAAATAGAAACATAATTTCTTGCTTTAATAAATATAATGTAAATTCAGTTGGAATGAGCGGTCAAGATTCAAATACAATAGAAGCAAATATTAGAGATGAAAAACTCGGATATGTAGGAAACATTACACATGTCAATTTAAATCTTATTGAACATTTATTAAATGGGAATTATTTACCTGTGATTTCTAGTTTAGCGACAGATAAACAAGGAAATACATACAATATTAATGCAGATATTATGGCAGCAGAAATTGCTTTGGCTACATCTGCAGATAAATTTTTAATTTTAAGTGATATAGACGGCATTTATGATGATTTTAGCAATAAAAATTCATTATACAATGAGATTTCATTAAATCAGATAAAAAAAGGAGTAGATGATAATAAATTTACAAATGGCATGCTTCCTAAATTAGAAGCATGCTCTTTAATAATCAATAAAAAGAAAATGAATTGTCAAATCATAAATGGAAAAATAAAAAATAATATCCTTGAATCTTTAATATTTAATAAATCTATTGGTACAAAAATAATTTAA
- a CDS encoding argininosuccinate synthase: MKEKIILGYSGGLDTSIMIPWLKENYDCEIIAVTCDLGQGEKELKDIKEKAIKSGASKAYVEDVKNQFVTDFLWKLLKSGAKYEGEYLLGTLSRPLIAKKLVDIAIKENATAICHGATGKGNDQVRFELAIKSFSSKFKIIAPWRTWNITSRSEAIDYAHSKNIPIQATKKSPYSNDRNIWYVSHEGGDLESTENEHNSEFYQMTNTLDKTPNHADFISIQFFQGIPVALNQIEYSPVELLSKLNEISGKHGIGIIDIIENRLIGMKSRGVYETPGGTVLYKAHQYLESICLDKDVLHMKQRIAQDYANLVYNGLWYTPLKEALDAFIDETQKNLTGDVKLKLFKGHCLFSGAQSPSSLYHKDFSTFEKDDVYDQFDAQGFIQIYGLPIKINSIMKENSLKNFHSIENMRENNKL; the protein is encoded by the coding sequence ATGAAAGAAAAAATCATTCTGGGCTATTCTGGCGGCTTGGACACTTCCATTATGATACCTTGGCTTAAGGAAAATTATGATTGCGAAATCATTGCTGTAACTTGTGACTTAGGACAAGGTGAAAAAGAATTAAAAGACATCAAAGAAAAAGCCATAAAAAGCGGAGCTTCTAAAGCTTATGTAGAAGATGTAAAAAACCAGTTTGTTACCGACTTTCTCTGGAAACTGCTAAAGTCTGGAGCTAAATATGAAGGCGAGTATTTATTAGGTACTTTATCAAGACCTTTGATTGCTAAAAAATTGGTAGATATTGCTATTAAAGAAAATGCGACAGCAATATGCCATGGAGCAACTGGAAAAGGGAATGATCAAGTCCGCTTTGAGCTTGCCATAAAGTCATTTTCTTCTAAATTTAAAATCATTGCTCCTTGGAGAACTTGGAATATTACATCTAGAAGTGAAGCAATTGATTATGCTCATTCTAAAAATATTCCTATCCAAGCAACAAAAAAATCACCCTACTCCAATGATAGAAATATTTGGTACGTTTCTCATGAAGGCGGCGATCTTGAGTCAACTGAAAATGAACATAATTCTGAATTTTATCAAATGACAAATACATTAGATAAAACACCAAATCACGCCGATTTTATTTCAATTCAATTTTTTCAAGGAATACCTGTAGCATTAAATCAAATCGAATATTCTCCTGTTGAGTTACTTTCTAAATTAAACGAAATTTCTGGAAAACATGGCATTGGAATTATAGATATTATTGAGAACCGTTTAATTGGAATGAAATCGAGAGGCGTTTATGAAACTCCTGGCGGAACTGTTTTATATAAAGCACATCAATATTTAGAAAGCATTTGTTTAGATAAAGATGTTCTGCATATGAAACAAAGAATAGCACAAGATTATGCAAATTTAGTTTATAATGGACTTTGGTATACTCCATTAAAAGAAGCACTAGATGCCTTTATAGATGAAACACAAAAAAATTTGACGGGTGATGTAAAACTAAAATTATTTAAAGGACATTGTTTGTTCTCAGGTGCTCAATCTCCTTCTAGTTTATATCATAAAGATTTTTCAACATTTGAAAAAGATGATGTTTACGATCAATTTGATGCACAAGGATTTATTCAAATTTATGGATTACCTATAAAAATAAATTCAATCATGAAAGAAAATAGCTTAAAAAATTTTCATTCAATAGAAAACATGAGAGAAAATAATAAATTATAA
- the argJ gene encoding bifunctional glutamate N-acetyltransferase/amino-acid acetyltransferase ArgJ, producing the protein MYNIIDGGVCAPQGFLANGVYAGVRKNPNKLDLGLIYSDFPCVSAGVFTLNKAKAAPVIVSQDKSKKGNIQAIIINSGNANSCTGELGILHAHQMANKTAFKLKIDPLNVAVASTGVIGVTLPIDKILSGIDQITHKLTKNSQAASQAIMTTDTYSKSIAINLKICGKNITIGGMAKGSGMIHPNMATMLGFITTDISISQEILQYTLQKVNEDTFNMITVDGETSTNDMVLLLANGLANNPEINSIKDPDWKIFYQGLKYVCQFLSIEIAKDGEGATKLIEVKVTNAKNKEQAKIAARTICGSPLIKSAVHGEDANWGRIVNALGYSGIDLDLNKLSVSLEKLNLFLEGTAIQFDEIEAKNLLKNKTVNIYVNLGLGDGEAVAWGCDLTNEYVNINASYRT; encoded by the coding sequence ATGTATAATATTATTGATGGTGGAGTTTGCGCACCACAAGGATTTTTAGCAAATGGAGTTTATGCAGGTGTAAGAAAAAATCCAAATAAATTAGACTTAGGATTAATTTATAGCGATTTTCCATGTGTTTCAGCAGGTGTTTTTACTTTAAATAAAGCAAAAGCAGCTCCAGTAATTGTTTCTCAAGATAAATCTAAAAAGGGAAATATTCAAGCAATAATAATTAATAGTGGTAATGCTAATTCCTGTACTGGTGAATTAGGTATTCTTCATGCTCATCAAATGGCAAATAAAACAGCATTTAAATTAAAAATAGACCCATTGAATGTAGCAGTAGCAAGTACAGGCGTAATTGGTGTTACCTTACCAATTGATAAAATATTATCAGGAATCGATCAAATAACTCATAAATTAACAAAAAATAGCCAAGCCGCCAGCCAAGCAATTATGACAACTGATACCTACTCTAAAAGTATAGCAATTAATCTCAAAATTTGTGGAAAAAATATTACGATAGGAGGTATGGCAAAAGGCTCAGGTATGATTCATCCCAATATGGCTACTATGCTTGGATTCATAACCACTGACATTTCTATAAGCCAAGAAATTCTTCAATATACTCTTCAAAAAGTAAATGAAGATACCTTTAATATGATTACCGTTGATGGAGAAACATCAACAAATGATATGGTTTTATTATTAGCCAATGGTCTCGCAAATAATCCTGAAATTAATTCAATAAAAGACCCAGACTGGAAAATATTTTATCAAGGTTTAAAGTATGTTTGCCAATTTTTATCCATAGAAATTGCAAAAGACGGCGAAGGTGCAACAAAGTTAATTGAAGTAAAAGTAACAAATGCCAAAAATAAAGAGCAAGCAAAAATTGCTGCACGAACGATATGCGGATCCCCTTTAATAAAATCTGCAGTACATGGAGAAGATGCAAATTGGGGAAGAATTGTAAATGCATTAGGCTACTCAGGAATTGATCTTGATTTAAATAAATTAAGCGTTTCTTTAGAAAAATTGAATTTATTTCTTGAAGGAACTGCCATCCAATTTGATGAAATAGAAGCTAAAAATTTACTTAAAAACAAGACTGTAAATATTTATGTTAATTTAGGATTAGGTGACGGAGAGGCTGTTGCATGGGGCTGTGATTTAACAAATGAATATGTAAATATAAATGCTTCTTACAGGACTTAA